The following proteins come from a genomic window of Pangasianodon hypophthalmus isolate fPanHyp1 chromosome 24, fPanHyp1.pri, whole genome shotgun sequence:
- the nrarpb gene encoding notch-regulated ankyrin repeat-containing protein B, which produces MSQADVSCSARQRVFQEALRKGNTAELHSLLRGMTNCEFNVNSFGPEGQTALHQSVIDGNLELVKLLVKFGADVRLANRDGWSALHMAAFGGHQDIALYLITRAKYSSGAL; this is translated from the coding sequence ATGAGCCAGGCGGACGTGAGCTGCTCGGCGCGTCAGCGCGTCTTCCAGGAAGCTCTGCGCAAAGGCAACACGGCGGAGCTGCACTCTCTGCTGCGCGGCATGACCAACTGCGAGTTCAACGTGAACTCGTTCGGGCCTGAGGGTCAGACGGCGCTGCACCAGTCCGTCATCGACGGTAACCTCGAGCTCGTCAAGCTGCTGGTGAAGTTCGGCGCCGATGTGCGTTTGGCAAACCGGGACGGCTGGAGCGCGCTGCACATGGCGGCTTTCGGAGGCCACCAGGACATCGCACTCTACCTCATCACGAGGGCCAAGTACTCATCAGGAGCGCTCTGA